Proteins found in one Mesorhizobium sp. CAU 1732 genomic segment:
- a CDS encoding xanthine dehydrogenase family protein molybdopterin-binding subunit, which translates to MNVMTPKFGMGASVLRKEDDAFITGRGRYTDDIRQDGVLHGYVLRSPVAKGTFTIGSTDAAKAADGVHLVLTGADLAHLGDLKSGAMQKQPDGTRAPTRDIPILCRDRVNYVGDAVAFVVADTRAQAQDAAELIEIDFDGEDAVALTARALDDDAALVWPELGSNQAMQYQIGDPDKTKAAFDKADHVTSIEFYNNRLVCNYMEARAALAEWRADEDRFVLTTGSQGVHSMRRVLCDVVFNIPHEKLRVITPDVGGGFGPKTFVYREYPLVMEAAKRLGKPVKWTGDRTEHFMTDAQGRDNVVKAEMAMDKDGRFLGLRVNLVANLGAYVHQFGPYIPYMGASMSTGVYDIEALDVLITGVYTNTCPVDAYRGAGRPEAAFLLEKLVDCCARDMKLEPHEIRRRNFIRPEQFPYTTPTGRAYDVGEFEGHMDAALERSDWNGFDTRQAASTDAGRIRGIGMATYIEACAFAGSEPAHVELNGDGTVTLLIGTQSNGQGHATAYAQFVAEKLGVDIARVNVHQGDTDRLAKGGGTGGSRSIPLGGVSAARAGEDLAEKIKRIAADELEASSADIELEGGEARIVGTDRRIDFASIAKAAKNADDIKGFGEFVQTEATYPNGTHICEVEIDPETGRTEIVNYTIVDDFGAIVNPILLAGQVHGGVVQGIGQALTEDTIYSEDGQLLTASFMDYGMPRADDVPSFHFEMRNVPSTTNALGIKGAGEAGTIGSTPAVLNAVTDALHRAYGIGHIEMPATPSRVWAAISEAKSSK; encoded by the coding sequence ATGAACGTCATGACTCCGAAGTTCGGAATGGGTGCATCCGTCCTGCGCAAGGAAGACGATGCCTTCATCACCGGACGCGGCCGCTACACCGACGATATCAGGCAGGACGGCGTGCTGCACGGATACGTCCTGCGCTCGCCCGTAGCGAAGGGGACGTTCACGATCGGCTCGACCGACGCAGCGAAGGCTGCCGACGGCGTCCATCTGGTGCTGACCGGCGCAGACCTCGCGCATCTGGGCGATCTGAAATCCGGCGCGATGCAGAAGCAGCCGGACGGAACGCGCGCGCCGACACGCGACATCCCGATCCTGTGCCGCGATCGTGTGAACTATGTCGGCGATGCGGTCGCCTTCGTGGTGGCGGACACCCGCGCGCAGGCGCAGGACGCGGCGGAACTCATCGAGATCGATTTCGACGGCGAAGACGCGGTCGCCCTGACGGCGCGCGCGCTCGACGACGATGCGGCTCTGGTCTGGCCCGAGCTCGGCTCGAACCAGGCGATGCAGTACCAGATCGGCGATCCCGACAAGACGAAAGCCGCCTTCGACAAGGCCGATCACGTCACGTCGATCGAGTTCTACAACAACCGCCTCGTCTGCAATTACATGGAAGCGCGGGCAGCACTTGCCGAATGGCGCGCGGACGAAGATCGTTTCGTGCTGACGACGGGATCGCAGGGCGTTCACTCCATGCGCAGGGTCCTGTGCGACGTCGTCTTCAACATTCCGCACGAGAAGCTGCGGGTGATCACGCCCGATGTGGGCGGCGGTTTCGGCCCGAAGACCTTCGTCTACCGCGAGTATCCTCTGGTGATGGAAGCGGCCAAACGGCTGGGCAAGCCCGTGAAATGGACCGGCGACCGGACCGAGCATTTCATGACGGATGCGCAGGGGCGCGACAACGTCGTCAAGGCCGAGATGGCGATGGACAAGGATGGCCGCTTCCTCGGGCTGCGGGTCAACCTCGTCGCCAATCTCGGCGCTTACGTCCATCAGTTCGGGCCGTACATTCCCTATATGGGCGCCAGCATGTCCACCGGCGTCTACGACATCGAGGCGCTCGATGTGCTGATCACCGGCGTCTACACGAACACCTGTCCGGTCGATGCCTATCGCGGGGCAGGGCGGCCCGAGGCGGCCTTCCTGCTCGAGAAGCTCGTCGATTGCTGCGCGCGCGACATGAAGCTGGAGCCGCATGAAATCCGGCGGCGCAACTTCATCCGGCCCGAGCAGTTCCCGTACACGACGCCGACAGGCCGCGCCTACGATGTCGGCGAATTCGAGGGCCATATGGACGCAGCCCTCGAACGGTCCGACTGGAACGGTTTCGACACGCGACAGGCCGCATCGACCGATGCCGGCAGGATACGCGGCATCGGCATGGCAACCTATATCGAGGCCTGCGCCTTCGCGGGCTCCGAGCCGGCCCATGTCGAGCTCAACGGCGACGGCACCGTCACGCTTCTCATCGGCACCCAGTCGAACGGGCAGGGCCATGCGACGGCCTACGCGCAGTTCGTTGCCGAGAAGCTGGGCGTCGATATCGCCAGGGTGAATGTCCACCAGGGCGACACGGATCGCCTCGCCAAGGGTGGCGGAACGGGCGGCTCGCGCTCGATCCCGCTGGGTGGCGTCTCCGCCGCGCGGGCCGGCGAGGATCTGGCCGAAAAGATCAAGCGCATCGCAGCCGACGAACTCGAAGCCTCGTCAGCCGATATCGAGCTGGAAGGCGGCGAGGCGCGCATCGTGGGCACGGATCGCCGCATCGATTTCGCGTCCATCGCGAAGGCGGCGAAGAATGCCGACGATATCAAGGGGTTCGGCGAATTCGTTCAGACCGAAGCCACCTATCCCAACGGCACGCATATCTGCGAGGTCGAGATCGATCCCGAAACCGGCCGCACCGAAATCGTCAACTACACCATCGTCGATGATTTCGGCGCGATCGTGAACCCCATCCTTCTCGCTGGCCAGGTGCATGGCGGGGTCGTGCAGGGCATCGGGCAGGCGCTCACCGAGGACACGATCTATAGCGAGGACGGCCAGCTCCTGACCGCGAGCTTCATGGATTACGGCATGCCGCGCGCCGACGACGTCCCGTCCTTCCACTTCGAGATGCGCAACGTGCCGTCGACGACCAACGCGCTCGGCATCAAGGGCGCGGGCGAGGCCGGGACGATCGGGTCCACGCCGGCCGTTCTCAACGCCGTCACCGACGCGCTTCACAGAGCCTACGGAATCGGACATATCGAGATGCCGGCAACGCCCTCGCGGGTGTGGGCGGCAATTTCGGAGGCAAAATCCTCGAAGTGA
- a CDS encoding DMT family transporter — translation MATQQPSPSQSSNNPLRGIGLKVASVAIFVGMSAFIKSAGELPAGQIVFFRSFFAIIPILAMLAWRHELRTALHTKNPLSHIVRGTVGVTSMGLGFFALTRLPLPEAITLNYAQPLLVVVFSAVFLGEAIRFYRWSAVIVGLFGVVIISWPNLTLFAGGSEMESRQAVGVLAALIAASVSAVALLLVRRLVKTEKTATIVLWFSLTASALALLSLPFGWAPLTAWQATALVSAGFCGGIAQILMTESYRNAEASTVAPFEYTSMLLAIAVGYLAFGDLPTLYTLIGGTIVIAAGIFIIWRERALGLERGKARKVAPPQ, via the coding sequence ATGGCCACACAGCAGCCATCGCCGTCGCAATCCAGCAACAACCCGTTGCGCGGCATCGGCCTCAAGGTGGCATCGGTGGCGATTTTCGTCGGGATGTCGGCCTTCATCAAGTCCGCGGGCGAATTGCCGGCCGGCCAGATCGTCTTCTTCCGCTCCTTCTTCGCAATCATCCCGATCCTGGCGATGCTCGCCTGGCGCCACGAATTGCGGACCGCGCTTCACACCAAGAACCCGCTCAGCCACATCGTGCGCGGCACGGTGGGCGTAACCTCGATGGGCCTCGGTTTCTTCGCGCTCACGCGCCTGCCGCTGCCCGAGGCGATCACGCTCAACTATGCGCAGCCGCTGCTCGTCGTGGTGTTCAGCGCGGTGTTTCTGGGTGAGGCGATCCGCTTCTACCGCTGGTCGGCGGTCATTGTCGGCCTGTTCGGCGTGGTCATCATTTCGTGGCCGAACCTGACGCTGTTCGCGGGCGGCAGCGAGATGGAAAGCAGGCAGGCGGTGGGCGTGCTGGCAGCCCTCATCGCGGCGTCCGTGTCGGCTGTCGCGCTGCTACTCGTGCGCCGTCTGGTGAAGACGGAGAAGACGGCGACGATCGTCCTGTGGTTTTCGCTGACGGCCTCGGCGCTCGCGCTCCTGTCGTTGCCGTTCGGCTGGGCTCCCCTGACAGCCTGGCAGGCGACCGCTTTGGTGAGCGCCGGCTTCTGCGGCGGCATCGCCCAGATCCTCATGACGGAGAGCTATCGCAACGCCGAGGCATCGACCGTCGCGCCGTTCGAATACACCTCGATGCTGCTCGCGATCGCGGTCGGCTATCTCGCCTTCGGCGACCTGCCGACGCTCTATACGCTCATTGGCGGCACGATCGTCATCGCGGCGGGCATCTTCATCATCTGGCGTGAGCGCGCGCTCGGCCTCGAACGTGGCAAGGCTCGAAAGGTCGCGCCGCCGCAGTGA
- a CDS encoding helix-turn-helix transcriptional regulator has translation MNTTLKTNPFGDLLKEWRQRRRLSQLDLALDAEISQRHLSFVESGRAKPSREMVLKLAEHMAVPLRQQNRLLLAAGFAPSYEERGLDHPSMKPAMSAVQAVLNGHEPYPAIAVDRQWNMVAANGSIGPFLADVEDASLLEAPVNVLRLALHPKGLAPRIVNLGEWRTHLIERLRMQIEASADPALQALEQELSGYPGKGAQSAKPYDAPASVAVPLQLRMGERILSFISTITIFGTPLDITLSELAIESFFPADAETGEFLRSLAAQNAPR, from the coding sequence ATGAACACGACCCTGAAAACCAATCCGTTCGGCGACCTCCTCAAGGAATGGCGCCAACGCCGCCGGCTGAGCCAGCTCGACCTCGCGCTCGACGCGGAGATATCGCAACGCCATCTGAGCTTCGTGGAAAGCGGGCGCGCCAAGCCCTCGCGGGAGATGGTGCTAAAGCTCGCCGAGCATATGGCGGTTCCGCTCAGGCAGCAGAACCGCCTCCTGCTCGCTGCAGGCTTCGCGCCGAGCTACGAGGAGCGCGGCCTCGATCATCCGTCGATGAAGCCCGCCATGAGCGCGGTGCAGGCCGTTCTGAACGGGCACGAGCCCTATCCGGCCATCGCCGTCGACCGCCAGTGGAACATGGTCGCGGCGAACGGCTCCATCGGGCCGTTTCTCGCCGATGTCGAGGATGCGAGCCTGCTCGAAGCGCCCGTCAACGTGTTGCGGCTGGCGCTTCATCCCAAGGGGCTCGCGCCGCGCATCGTCAATCTCGGCGAATGGCGCACGCACCTGATCGAACGCTTGAGGATGCAGATCGAGGCGTCGGCCGACCCGGCTCTGCAAGCGCTGGAGCAGGAGCTTTCGGGCTACCCCGGCAAGGGAGCCCAATCAGCCAAGCCCTACGACGCGCCGGCCTCCGTGGCCGTGCCGCTGCAATTGCGGATGGGCGAGCGCATCCTGTCCTTCATCAGCACGATCACGATCTTCGGGACGCCGCTCGACATCACGCTGTCGGAGCTGGCGATCGAATCCTTCTTTCCCGCGGATGCCGAGACGGGCGAGTTCCTGCGAAGCCTTGCCGCGCAGAACGCGCCGCGCTGA
- a CDS encoding uracil-DNA glycosylase, with amino-acid sequence MAASHQSRSEPLPLTDVRELLRFYADAGVDEALLDEPVDRFAESHAATAARAPAAETNTASQTERWRRTEPAPAPRPAAPPTLSVPDEAQAARARDMAREAASLDELRAIVAGFDGCNLKFTAKQMVFADGNPQADLMLIGEAPGRDEDLEGLPFVGKSGRLLDRILGAIGIDRTSAYIANVIPWRPPGNRTPTPLETEICRPFIERQIELANPKVIMTLGGPAAKVVLHANEGVLRMRGNWKVHTTAAGLTIPAMPTLHPAYLLRNPAHKKLAWRDFLDVRAKLEELRG; translated from the coding sequence ATGGCGGCTTCTCATCAATCCAGATCGGAGCCCCTGCCCTTGACCGACGTCCGCGAACTTCTCCGCTTCTATGCGGACGCCGGCGTCGACGAGGCATTGTTGGACGAACCGGTCGATCGCTTCGCCGAATCGCATGCCGCGACAGCGGCCCGAGCGCCGGCTGCCGAGACGAACACAGCCAGCCAGACGGAGCGGTGGCGCAGGACCGAGCCTGCACCGGCTCCCCGTCCCGCCGCGCCCCCGACCCTGTCGGTGCCAGACGAAGCGCAGGCTGCGCGGGCGCGCGACATGGCGCGGGAGGCAGCCTCGCTTGACGAACTGCGCGCGATCGTCGCCGGCTTCGATGGCTGCAACCTGAAATTCACCGCGAAGCAGATGGTCTTTGCCGACGGCAACCCGCAAGCGGACCTCATGCTGATCGGCGAAGCGCCGGGCCGCGACGAGGACCTCGAGGGCCTGCCTTTCGTGGGGAAGTCGGGGCGGCTGCTGGACCGAATCCTGGGCGCGATCGGCATCGACCGCACGAGCGCCTATATCGCCAACGTCATTCCGTGGCGGCCACCCGGCAACCGCACGCCGACGCCGCTGGAAACCGAAATCTGCCGCCCGTTCATCGAGCGCCAGATCGAACTGGCCAATCCCAAGGTTATCATGACGCTGGGCGGTCCTGCCGCGAAGGTGGTCCTGCACGCCAATGAGGGCGTTTTGCGGATGCGCGGCAACTGGAAGGTTCACACCACAGCCGCCGGCCTGACCATTCCGGCCATGCCGACGCTGCACCCGGCCTATCTCCTGCGAAATCCCGCCCACAAGAAACTTGCGTGGCGGGATTTCCTCGACGTCAGGGCGAAGCTGGAAGAGCTTCGCGGGTAA
- a CDS encoding electron transfer flavoprotein-ubiquinone oxidoreductase yields MSEIERESMEFDVVIVGAGPAGLSAAIRLKQVNPELSVVVLEKGAEVGAHILSGAVVDPIGIDRLLPEWRSESDHPFKTPVTDDHFLLLGPAGSVRLPNFLMPPLMNNHGNYIVSLGNVCRWLAGHAEALGVEIYPGFAAAEVLYDEAGAVIGVATGDMGVERDGSHGPAYAPGMALLGKYVLIGEGVRGSLAKQLIEKFSLGEDREPQKFGIGLKELWQVAPEKHKPGLVQHSFGWPLGGATGGGSFLYHLEDNQVAVGFVVHLNYKNPYLSPFEEFQRFKTHPAIRDTFEGAKRISYGARAITEGGFQSVPKLSFPGGALIGCSAGFVNLPRIKGSHNAVLSGMMAAEHVAEAIAAGRTHDELAGYEAAWRDSDIGKDLKKVRNVKPLWSRFGLWIGVGLGGLDMWLNTLFGVSPFGTMKHGKTDAASLEPASKHKKIDYDRPDGVLTFDRLSSVFLSNTNHEEDQPVHLQVKDMGLQKASEYAVYAGPSTRYCPAGVYEWVDADGNSLAGGPGSDDKGGGDRHNPEARFVINAQNCVHCKTCDIKDPNQNINWVPPQGGEGPVYPNM; encoded by the coding sequence ATGAGCGAGATCGAACGCGAAAGCATGGAGTTTGACGTGGTGATCGTTGGCGCGGGGCCGGCTGGCCTGTCCGCCGCGATCCGGCTCAAGCAGGTCAACCCCGAGCTTTCCGTCGTCGTGCTCGAAAAAGGCGCGGAAGTCGGCGCACACATTCTCTCCGGCGCTGTCGTCGATCCGATCGGCATCGACAGGCTGCTGCCGGAATGGCGCTCCGAAAGCGACCACCCGTTCAAGACACCGGTCACCGACGATCATTTCCTGCTGCTTGGGCCTGCGGGTTCGGTTCGGCTTCCGAATTTCCTGATGCCGCCGCTGATGAACAATCACGGCAACTACATCGTCTCGCTCGGCAATGTCTGCCGCTGGCTTGCCGGCCATGCCGAGGCGCTGGGCGTCGAGATTTATCCCGGCTTCGCCGCCGCCGAAGTGCTCTACGACGAGGCAGGCGCGGTGATCGGCGTGGCGACCGGCGACATGGGCGTCGAGCGCGACGGATCGCACGGACCCGCTTATGCGCCGGGCATGGCGCTTCTCGGCAAGTATGTGCTGATCGGCGAGGGCGTGCGCGGTTCGCTTGCCAAGCAGTTGATCGAGAAATTCTCGCTCGGCGAGGATCGTGAACCGCAGAAATTCGGCATCGGCCTCAAGGAACTCTGGCAGGTCGCGCCCGAAAAGCATAAGCCCGGCCTCGTGCAGCACTCGTTCGGCTGGCCGCTCGGCGGCGCGACCGGCGGCGGCTCGTTCCTCTATCACCTTGAGGACAATCAGGTTGCCGTCGGCTTCGTGGTTCACCTCAATTACAAGAATCCCTATCTCTCGCCCTTCGAGGAGTTCCAGCGTTTCAAGACGCATCCGGCGATCCGCGACACGTTCGAGGGCGCCAAGCGGATTTCCTACGGTGCGCGCGCCATCACGGAAGGCGGGTTCCAGTCGGTTCCGAAGCTGTCCTTCCCCGGCGGCGCGCTGATCGGCTGCTCCGCCGGTTTCGTGAACCTGCCGCGCATCAAGGGCTCTCACAACGCGGTTCTGTCGGGCATGATGGCGGCCGAGCATGTGGCGGAAGCCATCGCCGCCGGCCGCACCCACGACGAGCTCGCCGGCTATGAAGCCGCATGGCGCGACAGTGACATCGGCAAGGATTTGAAGAAGGTCCGCAACGTCAAGCCGTTGTGGTCCAGGTTCGGCCTGTGGATCGGCGTCGGCCTCGGCGGCCTCGACATGTGGCTCAACACGCTCTTCGGCGTCTCCCCCTTCGGCACGATGAAGCACGGCAAGACCGACGCCGCGTCGCTGGAGCCGGCCTCGAAGCACAAGAAGATCGACTATGACAGGCCCGATGGCGTCTTGACCTTCGATCGGCTGTCGTCCGTCTTCCTGTCCAACACCAACCATGAGGAGGACCAGCCGGTCCATCTTCAGGTCAAGGACATGGGTTTGCAGAAGGCATCGGAATACGCGGTCTATGCCGGCCCGTCGACGCGCTACTGCCCGGCAGGCGTCTACGAATGGGTCGATGCCGACGGCAATTCGCTCGCCGGCGGCCCCGGCTCGGACGACAAGGGCGGCGGCGACCGTCACAACCCGGAAGCGCGCTTCGTGATCAACGCGCAGAACTGCGTCCACTGCAAGACGTGCGACATCAAGGACCCGAACCAGAACATCAACTGGGTCCCGCCGCAGGGCGGCGAGGGGCCTGTCTATCCGAACATGTGA
- a CDS encoding endonuclease/exonuclease/phosphatase family protein: MNYLRGSILLRLAALGTLLAISGALTFGYLGWLHPAFDSFSHFRIHLAAGLFVAGIPLLLLFRYWPEAIFAALFSVTTIVQTVGLPLPSQVSTVNASSTPHAGAVYRLLHMNLRYDNPTPEAVFSLIGREKPDIITMNEVSAYWVEKLAILKGAYPYQLICPPPAYIGGTAIVSRRPFAEGFAPECGDRGSFGHVSLDMNGRKLDVASLHLGWPWPFEQPWQLPHIEPLLGAIDGTAIIAGDLNAVPWSQTAKRVSAAGGTELLRGIGPTYLDRRFPAWMRPLIGLPIDNMMAKGGIVPVGLTRMEAVGSDHLPILFEFMLMPQEEPASVLHADAGSTASKSPI, translated from the coding sequence ATGAACTACCTACGGGGCTCCATACTTCTGAGGCTGGCCGCGCTCGGAACGCTTCTGGCGATTTCGGGCGCGCTGACATTCGGCTATCTGGGCTGGCTGCACCCTGCCTTCGATTCCTTTTCGCACTTCCGGATTCATCTCGCGGCCGGGCTCTTCGTGGCCGGCATCCCGCTTCTGCTGCTCTTCCGGTACTGGCCGGAAGCGATCTTTGCCGCACTCTTCTCGGTCACGACGATCGTGCAGACCGTCGGCCTCCCGCTTCCCTCGCAAGTCTCGACCGTCAACGCATCGTCAACGCCTCATGCCGGCGCGGTCTATCGCTTGCTGCACATGAATTTGCGCTATGACAACCCGACGCCGGAGGCCGTGTTTTCCCTGATCGGGCGGGAAAAGCCCGACATCATCACGATGAACGAGGTTTCGGCCTATTGGGTCGAGAAACTGGCGATCCTCAAGGGAGCCTATCCCTACCAGCTCATCTGTCCGCCGCCGGCCTATATCGGCGGGACCGCCATCGTTTCGCGGCGGCCCTTTGCCGAGGGCTTCGCGCCCGAATGCGGCGACCGCGGGTCGTTCGGCCATGTCAGCCTCGACATGAACGGCCGCAAGCTGGACGTCGCCTCGCTGCATCTGGGCTGGCCGTGGCCGTTCGAGCAGCCGTGGCAATTGCCGCATATCGAGCCGCTTCTGGGTGCGATCGACGGCACTGCGATCATCGCTGGCGACCTGAACGCGGTGCCGTGGAGCCAGACCGCCAAGCGCGTCTCGGCCGCCGGCGGCACCGAGCTCCTGCGCGGGATCGGGCCGACCTATCTCGACCGCCGGTTCCCGGCCTGGATGCGGCCGCTGATCGGCCTGCCGATCGACAACATGATGGCGAAGGGCGGCATCGTGCCGGTCGGATTGACCCGCATGGAGGCGGTGGGATCGGACCATCTGCCGATCCTGTTCGAGTTCATGCTGATGCCGCAGGAAGAGCCCGCAAGCGTGCTGCACGCGGATGCGGGGTCTACAGCGTCGAAATCGCCCATTTAA